The Oryza brachyantha chromosome 7, ObraRS2, whole genome shotgun sequence genomic interval GAATTACGGTTTATGTTTACTCTTCACGCATGCAGTGTTGATTGCTTtccaaatttaataaattgtgATGCAACCCAGTCATTATGTGAGAACTAGATTGAATACATTGAACGTCAATTCTTAATGGTTGATCCATTGAAAAAATTGTTCTTTAATTTGACTTTTGAGGTGTTTTCGGTGGCTGAGCTATGTGGATATGTCTTGGATGTGGTATGTATTGTTGCAGGATGAATAATGtgcctgttttttttttgtatttttaaagaGTAAATTGCACTTCGTGCCACTTTTAGTTACCTAAGTTTCACATTGGACCACCCTTAaacctatcttttcactttggaCCGGTACATTTACTAAGTTTGGACCACACCGAACATTTTTTCTAGCCATTTCTAACACTCCCTTTCAATAAATATGGACTGCACATATATGAGAGTTTGCCGGTGTACCAGAGCCGATGTGTTTGAGGTCGTTGATGTgtgctgaaaaaaaatgttcggGGTGGTCTAAACTGAAGAATGACAAATTTGTAGTCCAAagtgaaaatataagtttaaatgTGATCCAAATTGAAACTTGGGTAATAAAATCTGACCTAAAGTGCTATTTActcctttttaattttaaggatGGCATCATCCATTGGTGTTGAGCATAAGTTACATTAGAAGAAAGATGGTCTCAGTGGGTCTGgtgataagaaaaaaaatggatttttcTGGTTAGGGATTGGTGGgccacaaaataaatgaacatTTTGAAATGTGATTGGACATTTGGTCTTAATTTAGGGGAAGGCACATTTCTGTAATTAGAGGGACACATGGCCTGAAAAGTAAAACCTGGTTTCAGAAGCTGTAGCTGAACCCTGATGACCACAGTCCctatttctttttaagaaaacagAGTCTAACTGTTGATTaaatgggctaggcccaattaagtttaattaaaatcccATTAGCCCACAATAAATGGTACAGACAATAATACCACCTTGGAGATTTAAAGTGGAGAATCCCAACTTAAATAGAGAATTAGTGGAGACTCTTTGTTGACTGGTTGAGATGGAGGGAAGACCGCCacatgcgcgcgcgcgtgccgaGCCAACCGGGCAGACCGGGCTGGGCCATAGGTgtggctcggctcggccggCCGCTGCGCCCGCCAGGCTACCTGCACGGGTAGGCGGgtgctaaggtttttggggagtGCGCACGACTGCTCTCCACACAACTCCATCATGTCAACCGGTGGTGGCAACGGCAGTGCGCATGGAGATGACAACGGCGCGCACAACAGCGGCGACAGAAACAACACCAATggaggcagtactgcctcaaACTCTAGCGGAGGGCCATTCTTGATTCCTGGAAATATTGAAggcaaagaaaatattaattcatCCAACTAGATTGAGAATATTTCATTTGTGCATGACGTCTCTTAATGTTATATAGCTTTTATCATGGACTATTCCTTTTTCCAAAAGGAGAATAACGGGCCATGATTGTTTTTGATTCTGTTTGTTTTAAACTTCTTCAGGGATCTTGTTTCTTCTGCAGCTTGCAATGATCATATGGTGCTATTTGATGGTTGTTTTCACTGATCCTGGTGCTGTACCTGAAAACTGGAGACATACTTCTGAAGAGGATGACATAGATGTGAACTCTAGGATTATATCAGATAATTGGGATGCTACATACCCTGCCTCAGATGGGCAAAGTGCTCAAAGATATTGTTCTCGCTGCCAAAATGGCAAGCCTCCTCGTTGTCATCATTGTTCTGTTTGTAAGTCAGCTTTCCTGATTATGATACTTAACTTTAAACTTATACTCACTGTTTTGTAAGTCCCacatcatttctttttccccaCTAGGTAATCCCACTAGGTAATCTCCATTGTTCATAAAAAAAGTACATATGGAATGCTGGCTGTGCTGTACACGATCTAAATTATCTGGTTTTTGCATTACTGTATTGATCATTGACCCCTGATCTATGTCATTACTTCTATTGTCATTGTCTTTACAATTATTGAAGAATTGAAAATCTGTCAAGCGTCTGCTATGAAACCAAAAGTTTTAGTGGCAAAAAACAGAGCAGTAGCCAGTTCTAGTATAGTGCATCTAACCAATCATGTGTACCGTACAGAAGTGTGGTGGAGCCAGTATTAATAGGATATATGTCTGGAGGCAATAAGTTTTGGGCACATCAAATCAATAATATCCAGTATAGCCAGTTCGCACtcctgattttcttttttgtacaATTTAGTTCCTTCTGCTTTTCCTCTCCAGTTTCGACTTGGCATTGAGTTGTTCTCCTTTCAATTCAAGCACTTTTGAACATACCAATTGAAATCAAACACTTTCAAATTGCATGTTTTGAAACTTAGATCGGGATTGAACAATTTCAAATGGAGTAATTCTATCTactagaaaatagaaaaggaCTGGAAACAGCAATTTTAGCTAAAGGAACTGCATAACTTTCATAAACAAACTTCAAACACAACAAATTAAACCTCTTATGCACGGAGATCTAAACGTCCAACTCAATTATTGAAATATTTCACTGTAGAGACACTTCCATTGAATGCAAACCCTATTAACACTGGCATTTGATTTTAGAGAGTAAGTGGGTACCTTATAAATAGCAACTCCATAAAGGTAAAGATCAGCAgtagcaagaaaaaaaaacaaatttgaaatttttcatattagaaatagtatgtcaaaaaatttagagtagCTACAAACTAATGGACTACATCACGCCATTCTTCATGCCTTAGAAGTGAGGTACCACGTCATATATTAGGGGCAGAAACAAGAAGTACATGGGCCAATTGTTATTATATTTCTGGTTATTTCATGAACACCCATGCACCTAGATAGGTCTAACCTTGGTTGATAAGTTAGGTTGTTTTAGTCTGTATCATGCTTCACTGATAATTTGTTATCCTAGAATTTACTAGTAATAAATTCATGTAATCTGTTTGTTCTCCATACTCTTGTTCATTCTCCTATGCAGGTAACAGATGTGTGCTCAAAATGGACCATCACTGTGTTTGGGTGGTAAATTGTGTTGGGGCAAGGAACTACAAgtattttctccttttcctgGTAATACTAAAACACTTTAATTTGCAATTTCATGCTTGTGGTTTGCATTTATGCTAGTTGTCAACAAAACATTGGCTTCTTATCCATTTGTTATAGTTACATATTTGTATTGTCATGTGTCAGTGCTGACTGCTGATTCCACAgatttcaattattttaatgctataatttgttttcttcactGAATACGTACACATTTACAAAAATTGGGCTTGCTATTTTctcacattttattttgtggATAGCTTGATTAGTTATGACTTCTGAATTATACATGGAACATAAATTCCTTGCTTGGTGTAGACATTGGACTTTACTTATCCACTCCATAGCATTGTTTTAGTAAGTGTGCAGTCAAACCTTGAATACCTTGGCTGCTAATaatatccaaaaaaatattaagattttttatgaaaacatttttatatcatcatatttttcatttataattgTCTAATGTGTGTGTTGTGTAGACAAGTGAAACAGAATGTAGGGAGTTTTTCTTCAACCCTCTTGaagtaatttgtttttcctgTAGTTTGGGAACCCGAAAAGTATCTATAAAGCCTTAAAAGCTTCAACATTGTCCTCCTCCAGTTTCCACTTTTTGacaatacttttattttatagttagcATGCTCACTGATCACCCAACAACAAACAAGCAATGTATGGTATACTGGTGTGTGAGCACTGGCTTCTGCTACTACataaacttataaatttattatccaTGAGCAAGACATTCTTCTCTAGTCTCAAGTGCCCAAACGTACGAGTCAACAAACAAGTCActgaatattatttttatattctctATTTACTTACTACATCTTTTATAGTGTATACTGTAGTCCATTTCTATTTAGCTTCATtaattctttctattttttgtcTAATCTGTGTAGGTATATACGTTCATTGAAACAGTGTTGGATATATTGGTACTACTTCCAAACTTTATTGAGTTCTTCCGAGATGAAAGCAAGCGTTCCAGCTCACCTGGAGATATTGCTATTCTATTTCTTGCTTTTGGTATCTTCTGCCTTGGAAGCATTTTAACTCACCTCAAAATTCTGCAAGTTACTTACAGTGGACTTTTATTACAGTTCTTAATTTGGCCTTTGCACTGAGCCTTGTCTGTTTCATTGGGATGCACACGTCTCTTGTTACAAGAAATACAACTTCTATAGAGGTAATTTGGTGAACTATAAAATATTCTCTTAATGTTTGGAGCATTTAATATCTTAAGAAACACCTTAATTAAACCTTAAATACATGTTGTCATTTACACTGGAGCACTTTTTAATCAGGAGGCAGACACTGATCTGAATGTGTCTACCATGTACCACTAGATTCATACTGCAATATTCATTAGAAACATGTATGTAGATATGTTTCAGAACTGTGCAATCATTTTCAAGTGAGCAGCTCGGTTAGGATAATACTCTGATATCAAAGCAGTTAAGCTAAAGAACTTCCAAGTGTTATGCATGCAATCTCAAATATCAGAGGCTTAATTGCATGGATCCTGTGATTTGAACAGCCAAGGAGACCTGGCTAGCCAAGCTCCTGCCTGAAGTTGTTACACAATGATTGGTGTTGGGTTTCTTAATGTTTTGGGTAACAATGGTCCAGGGAACACCATCTTTTCCTCTTGTGAAGGTTGCAACAAATCAGCATTGCTTGGAATATGCAGAATTTAAgtgaacatgtttttttttttttgaaagaggGTCGATCCTtgtcttatcttttttttttctcctgatAGAACAGCTGTTTTCCAATTGGTTAGTTTATTATAATgtgatttttgtttgcaaatgttGAGATTATTTGGCTAAATATATCAAGATCTATACTTTTAgtagtaataaataattacatactTCCTTGTTACATGAGGGAGTTCCAAATTACAACAACCGTTTTCTAAGCCATTGTTTTGGAAGGGTATATTGTTACATGGGAAGCTTATTGCGGACTTGGCACCTCATACCTTGGCTGTGAGGGCCACAAGAAGAACAGTTCAGGAAGCACTGATGGATCGTGGTTGGATCCAGAACATTCAGGTGGCCCTTTCTGTTGGTGTCCTCGTTGATTTCCTCAACCTTTGGGATATACTTTCCGAGGTCCTTCTACAGCCCAGGATGGAAGACATTCATAGATGGTGGTTCTCAACTTCAGGACAATATTCAGCTAAGTCTGCTTATGACTCCTTCCAAGGTGCCATTCTGTTCAGGTCGTGGGAATGCATTTGGAAGACTTGGGCCGTGCCTGGAAAGTGTTGTTTTTTCATGTGGCTTGTTGTGCGTCATCGCTGCTGGACAGCAGACCGTCTTGCCTGGCGAGGTCTGCCACACCAAACAGGAAGAAACAATTGATCACTTGCTGACAAACTGCCTTCACGAGACAGTTTTGGCACTCCGTCCTGCAGCTGTTTGGCCTGAATCCATTGCCCCCTTGAATAGCAATCCATATTTTGAGGAGTGGGTTTTTGGTCTCTTTGGAAGCATTGAAACCAGTGTGCTTTTGATGGGGCTAATCCTAACTTGGCAGGTGCTCTTTTGATTGCCGAGGTAGGATGGCTGTGGTGTTTGGCTAGGGCATGGGGCCTATCCTTTTTTCTTGCTCAAGAGTCGGGCAGTTAGTCTCAAGTCATGGTCCGTTTTGTGGTTGTGGTTGGGTTGTGGCACGCATGGTTTCTTGATGTCAGTGTGCATATATGGTTTTGTTCTTGGGGTTTCTCACCCCTCCTTAATATATAATGATATGCAGATCTCCTGCGTAGTCGAGTAAAAAAACAGCCGTGAAGATTTCATTAGTCAATTAGTATTGAACTTATACAACTCATTCTACAGAATGTTCTTCTAGGCTGAGATCAATTAAGAAAAGAGAACTTGGCAGTCCTTTTTTTAACCATGAtcttgatgttttttttagcgCCAGTCCTGTGGTACAAGAGTACCCTGGATTTGGTTTGAATTCCTCTGATTATGCCATTCATCAGAATTTCACTTAGATCCCAGTTGAATAATAGCATATCATATCCAAAACGATGCAATTatgtttgatcaaacttatttCAGGTTCATGAGCAAAGGAATTCAGTTTCATGGAAGTATGACCTGGGATGGAGAAAAAACCTGGAGCAGGTTTTCTTTACTGCATTTTGCACTCTTATTATATCCCTTGTaatatactccctttgtttcattttataagattttctcgCATTgtcttagattcatatgtgtggtaatgaatatagatatatatacaaaacatatacattgatacatggataaatttatataaattcagaaagtcttataatatgtaacaGAAGAAGTACTTACATTCCTCTCATCTGTAATTTTTACTGCAGGTTTTTGGCACCAAAAGGTTGCTCTGGTTCCTTCCCTTGTACTCTACTGAGGATCTGCACAACATTTCAGCACTTCATGGCCTTGAATTCCCTACCCGGTCTGATGCAGTCGTCTAACCACTACTTATCTCCAGCAGCGTATTCAAGATGTTCCATGGGGCTAACTCACTTGTAGATTAAGCTACCTGATTTCTGTCCATTGTCGTTCTTTCATAGGAGGGTTGTAAATTacaatataattgtttttgcataCTTGACCCATGTTAATTCTTTGGTTACACCATACCAAGTTACACCATACTAAGTTACACCAAATCATGTTAATTCTTTGGTTGATTTATAAAGGACATGTCAGTTGACCGATGTAGCGGTGTCATTATGCATGCCTAATGGAGCGGCCAACAAGGGCGCTTTggcttttttcttatttgcaaacgaaataaataaatatatatatatatatatatatataaaacttataagcataggcataagtgaaaagatggggttaACTTATACTGGCAAATTGGTGTACTCAATGTTAAGACGTTAAGACAACTTGAGGTGACACCAAATTGCCTAAGTGCTATAGTGGTAAGGCTGGCGTTGTAAAAGTCTCGCAAAGCCACCCAACATTACCCTCAGAGGCTCGTAACCACATGTTTTATGTCCTAAGAGGCATCAACACCATATATTACCGGTCATCAGTAACCGTAATGACTAGATACATCGGCCGCCATCGATGTCTCTAGTCGCTGACTGCCTCTGTATGAGCGCTCATTTTAGGCTGTTATCACCGATATTAGTGATGCCTCTCCTCATCTCGCCGCCTGCTGTTACCGTTGCCGATACAGATACAAAGGCTGAAAGGTGCAATAACTACAATTTGAAGCTACACCGAAAGATAGTGGGGTGGGATTTGCGACAGCAAGCCATCTGTCAGACGTATGGGCCGGGGGTATCCCCTAAAAGGTTGGCACATGGCAGCAGTGGGCCCAAACACTCCCAGGCCCGAAAGGGAACGGGTCAGGCCCCAAGGAGCACACGCCAACCGGGGTTAGGCCCCCAAGGATGGCCAGCCAGACGAGGGGGCAAGGGCGCCCCAACCCCTGCGGTGTGCAGCCCTGGCACTCAACCATCGCATTTATTGCGATGGGAGCGGCCTGGAGCTTGCGTCGCCCGCATGATGGGTGGAGGCATGCGCCTGCACCGCATTAAATGCGGCATAGACACACATGCAACCCTGCTGCCCCCCACAGAAAAAGAGACTGGAAGAGAGCAGGTATCCCTGGCAGGACGGTGACGCCCTTGTCATTTTGGATATCTGTTCCCACTCCGATGCCGTCGCATTTAATGCGACGGACAGCTGCGGCAAAAAAAGGGGTAGCTGCCCTGTTATCCAAGCGACCGCCAGTCCCAAGGTCTAGACGCTGACCGATGGGACGGGCAAGAAGAGGTGTGGCTACCCACTCCGCCAGCTCTCTGACCGATGGGACCGGGCAAGAAGAGGCGTGGCTGCCCCCTCTGTCAGCTCTCTGACTGATGGGACCAAGCAAGGACAGCACGGCGCCCACTCCACCTACTCTTTGATGGACGGGACTGAACAGGAGCCACGTGACGCCAGTGGGTTGCCGTGGCGTCGACTGAACATGATAAGGGGCTATAGGTAGTAGCGTAATGATGGCCTAGGCCTCGGTAGTGGAAAAAGTCAGGGTGATTGTGGTGTCCCCTTATTACTATAAAAGGAGGCCCTGGCCAACCGTGAGGAgtagagaaagaagaagacaTAGCATAACTTTCACACAAACGCTTGTACGCATTTACTCACATAGTGCTCAAGcaacaggagtagggtattacgccTCCCGACGACCTAAACTTGTATAATTCCCCTTGCCTTTTGTCTCGATCCCAGAGGGGTTTTGTGGATCGAACTCCGCACCCTTGGGCTGAACACAAAAGAGAGTTTAGTGGACTACCGCTCGAGGAGCTCAGACTTCGACACCATCTGTAGCAAGAAAGGAGCCGACTGCAAGCCAACTAGGGTTGTAGGATGAGCTTACCCCTTcacttttccctctctccACTAGTTTTTCCTGTAAGACTAATGAAACATAAGGCAGAGAGACGTTTTATCCCCTGCAACTGTCTTACCACTACGAAGATGCTATAACGACACTTTAGCAACCATGGGTGTACTTTTCATGGTATTGTTCATGTTACGAAGTACTCCTTATAATTCTCATAATTTCAGACACATGGTTCTGTAATTTCTATAGTTTTGGATCCTTCGGTTCTATAATTCATGTCATTTCGGACACGTAGCTATATAATTCCATTCATTTTGTACAAAAGTgaccaaatttttaaaattttgaatattattaacttctgaaatattttttttgaaaaaaattataacatgtgTGGATCAATCTTAAAaagtactttaataaaaagtatatatatatattaaataggaaatcataaaaatactttaacaCACACagacatttatttatatatttttaatagaaaataacaGGAATGAATTTTGACGATTGTGTGTTGTCTAAAACAACAGAGATTTTCAAACtatatggagtatatattaGTCTCAAGTTCCGACGGAAACTATTAGGGATGATTGGATTCCAAAATATTTTCGAGTTGAATGTTTTAATGACTACTGAAATAACTTTTTTCGTTTTATATGGGTATGATTCCAAAACTACTAAACATtcttctttgaaaaaaaaatatctataagttgcttttaaaatattacattaatccattttcaatATTCCAATAGCTAATTCTTAGagccccatctttttgcttattataagcataagagaaccaacttattaatatttaaaaaatatttaatggatAAAACGTTTATACAGGTATTCTTAGCTATCAAAAAGCAAATGGTAGAAAATAAATcgtgatgaaaaaactttaaaattaactctaagtttaagttttaaaattcaaattttggcttataagcattagCGAAAAGATGGATAACTTTATCATTCACTTATGAGATACCTCGTTTTGCGCGGTActtctttctctccctcttaaACTCACATTACACCCTCATCGGTTgactttttttgaaaaaaagtcaaatgacatatttgcaaaagaaaaataatttataaataaaaaatttatatatgtgttcttagcgatctaaaagcaaagactaaaaaataaaatatgatgaaaaaccccaattaacttcaaatttaagttaaaaatttaaattttggtttataagcataagcaaaagcaaagcaACGATGCCAAATCTATTGATCAGTCAAGAATTACTTTTAGTTGTAATTAATAGGACAGGACAACAAGACATGTAGAGGTGTAATATGTGTCTCTCACATTGTCAAAAAAGTGAACAACTCCTCAACATCTCTGTAAGCAAACTCAATTCATTTATGCAGTAGAAACACAAAGGAATATCAATATCCCGGTGGAAATAACCaggatatttaactatttgtcactaTTAAAAGCTTTTCAAATGTCACCGTTAGGTTTGCTCTTACATTTTTGTCACTAGAAAGAGAagacttgtttattttttaccactTTCGTCTATGTTGCAGGACACGTCACTGGACTCTGTCCAGCATGGTGATGTGTTTAGGTGTACCACCATCTAATACAAACGTCATTGCTGTGAGGTCAAGCGGGCACGACCATCGCGCAGGCATGGGCAGGTGCACCGGCCACAGCTGCTATTTCcgcaagccgccgccgtcgtgggcAGGTGTGGGTGGGTGCATCAGTCGACACATGGCCGGGTGTGCCCACTGTCGCCGTCGTAGGTATAGGTGGACATGCTGGCCGCCATCGTAGGCTGTCTTGGACATGCTTGGGCGCGCTGGTCGCTGCTTCACATGCCACCGCTGGCTCCACATGTCGCAGGTCGTAGGCCACCGTCTAACATGTGTGCTCCATAAGTGTTGCCATGCTAGAATGAAGACATGTCGTGCCACATAGGTGAAAGtgataaaaactaaacaagtctTCTCTCTGTAGAGACAAAAATGTAAGGACAAATCTAACGGTGGTATTTGAAGAGTTATTAATTTGAAtagtgacaaatagttaaatatcccATTTTCCATAATATGTTGCGAAGCATGTAGATTTTGATTAGGTGGGTAGTGAGTTGGTTTATCACTAGAGTTAGGATATCCTTTATAATCTTATTAGGATGCATTCCGTATAGTATAGTTATATTCTCATAAAGATAGCAGGTTTAAGAATAGTAGTGAAGACAGTAACATGTAGTTCAAATGACTAGTGTTGTTTACTTAGAAATAAAGCTTCTCATACGTTATCTCATAGATGTGGTAAATTCACAATTAGTTGTGTAGATGATTCATATGTAAATGACACGTAATGCCAATTAAGAATAAGCCCCCGAGATAAAACTTGAGGGTAAGATTGGAACAAGGTCTAGCCCGAGTGAAGGTCACTCTCTGACAAAAAACATACTTACAAAAATAAGCTACGATATCTTTTAGAAAAGGgttgtattatatttttccatGCCAATAAGAGGATGAAATCTCGTTTGgataagataaatataaaacagatgataccaattgaTATCATCTGATATTATCAGTAACATACGACAAGGCAGCACTGAGGGTGTGGTGGAGTGCTTGGGGAGTCACGTGGCAGAGCACAAACCAAACATGACATACGGAGATCTATCATGGCAACGAAGCATGCGAAGGGGCAGTGTGGAGCGGAGACGTGGGCACGTCGAGGAAGTAGTGCTAGAGGCATGGGCACAAGACAGACAGAGATCTACGGAGCAGCGTGACGCGAAGATCGGCATGGAGAGGAGCAGTGTGGAGTGAAGCTGACGAGTGGCTGTGTTCGCCggccggataagttaacttagttCCTTTATTTTTCGCGCGTACGCTTCTCAAACTGCTtaacggtgtatattttgcaaaaaatttctatagatttattttaaaaaaatatattaatttatttaatattttttaataattaattaattatgtattaatctattattatgtcgttCGCGccgaataagttaacttatttaaCTTCTTACCGGACACGGCCGGAGTTCGTGGTATCGGCGGGAGGAAAAGGAAGCGCCAGAGGAAAGGGGTTTGTTCATTAGGTCTTTCCCTCCGGACGGAACGACCGTagcttttctgaatttttttttgatccgTCGCAACTTACAACGGTCAGGCGCTCTGCCaatgtaggaaaaaaaaagaggaaaaaaaacagacaacAAAACAATTTCCCGCCCACAACTAGCGAAACGCCCCCAAATCCGTTTAAACCCTAGAGGCCTAAGCCTCCTGATCGCGAAGAAGCCAAAGCT includes:
- the LOC102703228 gene encoding probable protein S-acyltransferase 12 isoform X2; translated protein: MDCCRHVNPFRACSVLRGLGYLMLAFVAAIVAVSYYAVVVYTWGPLLLGGGGAAAGAAAVLLAFHLLLAMIIWCYLMVVFTDPGAVPENWRHTSEEDDIDVNSRIISDNWDATYPASDGQSAQRYCSRCQNGKPPRCHHCSVCNRCVLKMDHHCVWVVNCVGARNYKYFLLFLVYTFIETVLDILVLLPNFIEFFRDESKRSSSPGDIAILFLAFVLNLAFALSLVCFIGMHTSLVTRNTTSIEVHEQRNSVSWKYDLGWRKNLEQVFGTKRLLWFLPLYSTEDLHNISALHGLEFPTRSDAVV
- the LOC102703228 gene encoding probable protein S-acyltransferase 12 isoform X1 — protein: MDCCRHVNPFRACSVLRGLGYLMLAFVAAIVAVSYYAVVVYTWGPLLLGGGGAAAGAAAVLLAFHLLLAMIIWCYLMVVFTDPGAVPENWRHTSEEDDIDVNSRIISDNWDATYPASDGQSAQRYCSRCQNGKPPRCHHCSVCNRCVLKMDHHCVWVVNCVGARNYKYFLLFLVYTFIETVLDILVLLPNFIEFFRDESKRSSSPGDIAILFLAFVLNLAFALSLVCFIGMHTSLVTRNTTSIEVHEQRNSVSWKYDLGWRKNLEQVFFTAFCTLIISLVFGTKRLLWFLPLYSTEDLHNISALHGLEFPTRSDAVV
- the LOC102703228 gene encoding probable protein S-acyltransferase 12 isoform X3 yields the protein MIIWCYLMVVFTDPGAVPENWRHTSEEDDIDVNSRIISDNWDATYPASDGQSAQRYCSRCQNGKPPRCHHCSVCNRCVLKMDHHCVWVVNCVGARNYKYFLLFLVYTFIETVLDILVLLPNFIEFFRDESKRSSSPGDIAILFLAFVLNLAFALSLVCFIGMHTSLVTRNTTSIEVHEQRNSVSWKYDLGWRKNLEQVFFTAFCTLIISLVFGTKRLLWFLPLYSTEDLHNISALHGLEFPTRSDAVV